One genomic segment of Bacteroidales bacterium includes these proteins:
- a CDS encoding lamin tail domain-containing protein, with product MKNIFLLFLLLLSVTLFSQVADDFENGNLNGWAENVTGHWAASTDTPINGVYSLKHNLSSVAGISYVTTPFSGITIGNGETVWQFNFKNGAWNPSGSNYFGVYLFADNSDLTSSLNGYVVGVNMSGTDDILSLWKVTNGVFSVLIQTPYVWPTSATIGIKVTRTASGGWELFYDETGGFDNLLSGGTATDNTHINAFYTGPFFEYTLTRAGGFWFDDFSIVGPPDTEAPQVTSINAVSNNTILVEFNEGLLQTTAENISNYSVDGGIDSPTGAVLSTTDNKQVELTFSGTFVDNNEYTLTVNNVEDLNGNATTNSIGAFIYYQIAAINIFPVSATELDVTFNKVVDVASAETLLNYSVNNGIGSPASAFVDGTNGKLVHLSFTTSFQVDLAYTLTVNSVQDTYGNIINPTNLSFSFHETLPYDIVINEIMCDVNPAPAALPALEYLELYNHTPYDIDLSGWTIEIEGYTVKSFPDSIIPAGSYAIICRPGFESDFSPYGMPVGITSFDLTTSGKRIVIRDNNNTVIEDITYSKEWYDDDEKDGGGYSIERIDPFNFCGEDDNWTATKDVWGGTPGRQNSVFGDNPDNIAPELVNVQVLSSNYLLLEFDDNISYESGGDTLNFSINNGIENPTIAFVDGEDRTRVHLFFNTQFTSEIENTLLVEGIKDNCGNTIQATGFNFTYFLIYPVDLWTQDENKLKIKFSETVGLPDGTNVLNYFADKGVGSPEFITRDNVDTSVVYMFFTNAFPQGEDITLNISGVKDINGNTMVTANMMFSYYTPQKDDIAINEVLFYPNTGGNDFVELYNRSEKRIDLINIQIATYDKDITDSIISISPLSETNLYFEPGTYLAFTESKEGVSSFYMSQDQENIIEIPDIPTLPSDFGTVLVLYKNDTIIDRFDYNEDMHFSLLDSEKGVSLERVNYDKPTQDISNWHSASEYVGFATPAYKNSQYSEDVNPGENPVTAEPYIFSPDNDGFEDYANINYKFESPGYVATVIIFDANGRQVRQLANNLLLSTEGTIVWDGLYDNGRLAPSGTYLIYFKVFNLDGNIRAYKIPVVSTRRL from the coding sequence ATGAAAAATATATTTCTTTTATTTCTTTTACTTCTTTCTGTTACATTATTTTCTCAAGTTGCCGATGATTTTGAAAACGGAAACCTTAACGGATGGGCAGAAAATGTAACGGGGCACTGGGCAGCATCAACCGACACACCGATTAACGGGGTTTATTCTTTGAAGCATAATTTAAGTTCTGTTGCCGGAATAAGCTATGTTACAACACCCTTTTCCGGTATAACAATTGGAAACGGAGAAACGGTTTGGCAATTTAATTTTAAAAACGGTGCATGGAATCCCTCCGGCAGCAATTATTTCGGCGTTTATCTTTTTGCAGATAATTCTGATTTAACATCAAGTTTGAACGGTTATGTTGTGGGAGTTAATATGTCCGGTACGGATGACATCCTTTCTTTATGGAAAGTAACAAACGGTGTTTTTTCCGTGCTGATTCAAACACCTTATGTTTGGCCGACATCTGCTACAATTGGAATTAAGGTAACACGAACGGCATCCGGTGGCTGGGAATTGTTTTATGATGAAACCGGAGGGTTTGATAATTTATTGTCTGGGGGAACGGCAACAGACAACACCCACATTAACGCTTTTTATACAGGACCCTTCTTTGAATATACATTAACAAGAGCCGGGGGGTTTTGGTTTGATGACTTTTCAATTGTCGGACCGCCGGATACGGAAGCTCCCCAAGTAACAAGTATTAATGCAGTTTCAAACAACACAATTCTTGTTGAATTTAATGAAGGTCTTTTGCAGACAACGGCAGAAAACATTTCAAACTATTCTGTTGACGGAGGAATAGACTCTCCCACAGGAGCGGTTCTAAGCACGACTGATAACAAACAAGTTGAATTAACATTTTCAGGAACATTTGTTGATAACAACGAATATACCCTTACGGTAAATAATGTTGAAGATTTAAACGGAAATGCAACAACTAACTCTATAGGAGCATTTATTTATTATCAAATTGCAGCAATAAACATATTCCCGGTTTCTGCAACAGAACTTGATGTTACTTTTAATAAAGTTGTTGATGTTGCAAGTGCAGAAACGCTTTTAAATTATTCCGTAAATAACGGAATCGGCAGCCCTGCAAGTGCATTCGTTGACGGAACAAATGGTAAGCTGGTTCACCTTTCGTTTACAACATCTTTTCAGGTTGATTTGGCATATACTCTTACCGTTAACAGTGTTCAAGATACATACGGCAACATTATTAATCCGACAAACCTGAGCTTTTCATTCCACGAAACTTTGCCTTATGATATCGTCATAAATGAAATTATGTGTGATGTAAACCCCGCTCCGGCAGCCTTGCCCGCTCTTGAATACCTTGAGCTTTATAATCATACACCGTATGATATAGACCTCTCCGGTTGGACAATTGAAATAGAGGGATATACGGTAAAAAGTTTTCCCGATTCAATAATTCCGGCAGGAAGTTATGCAATCATTTGCAGACCGGGCTTTGAATCAGATTTTTCTCCTTACGGAATGCCTGTCGGTATTACATCTTTTGACTTAACAACATCGGGAAAAAGGATTGTTATTCGGGATAACAATAACACAGTTATAGAAGATATTACATATTCCAAAGAATGGTATGATGATGACGAAAAAGACGGAGGGGGATATTCTATTGAACGAATTGATCCGTTCAATTTTTGCGGAGAAGACGATAACTGGACAGCAACAAAGGATGTTTGGGGAGGAACCCCGGGAAGGCAAAACTCTGTTTTTGGAGATAACCCCGATAACATTGCCCCGGAACTTGTAAATGTACAAGTTTTGTCTTCGAATTATTTATTACTTGAATTTGATGATAATATCAGTTATGAAAGCGGAGGAGACACCTTGAATTTTTCTATAAACAACGGCATTGAAAATCCGACGATTGCATTTGTTGACGGAGAAGACAGAACCCGGGTTCACCTTTTCTTTAACACACAATTTACTTCCGAAATAGAAAATACTTTGCTTGTTGAGGGTATAAAAGACAATTGCGGAAATACGATACAGGCAACCGGTTTTAATTTCACATATTTTTTAATTTACCCTGTGGATCTGTGGACACAGGATGAAAATAAGTTAAAAATTAAATTTTCGGAAACCGTTGGTTTGCCCGACGGAACAAATGTTTTGAACTATTTTGCAGATAAAGGTGTCGGGAGTCCGGAATTCATTACAAGAGATAATGTTGATACCTCCGTAGTTTATATGTTTTTTACAAATGCTTTTCCGCAGGGAGAAGATATAACCTTAAACATATCCGGAGTAAAAGATATAAACGGAAACACGATGGTCACTGCGAATATGATGTTTTCATATTATACACCTCAAAAAGATGATATTGCAATTAATGAAGTCCTTTTTTATCCGAATACCGGCGGAAATGATTTTGTAGAACTTTATAACAGATCAGAGAAAAGAATTGATTTGATTAACATTCAGATAGCAACTTATGACAAAGACATAACAGACAGCATAATTTCGATTTCTCCTCTTTCAGAAACAAACCTGTATTTTGAACCGGGAACTTACCTTGCTTTTACCGAAAGCAAAGAGGGCGTTTCGTCTTTTTATATGAGCCAAGATCAAGAAAATATCATAGAAATACCGGACATTCCGACTTTACCGAGTGATTTCGGAACTGTTTTGGTTTTATACAAAAATGACACAATAATTGACCGGTTTGACTATAATGAAGATATGCACTTTAGTCTTTTAGACAGTGAAAAGGGAGTTTCTCTGGAAAGAGTTAATTATGATAAGCCGACACAAGATATTTCAAACTGGCATTCAGCATCGGAATATGTGGGTTTTGCCACTCCGGCGTACAAGAACTCACAATACAGCGAAGACGTAAATCCGGGAGAAAATCCCGTAACGGCAGAGCCGTATATTTTTTCTCCGGATAATGACGGGTTTGAAGATTATGCAAATATTAATTACAAATTTGAAAGCCCCGGATATGTTGCCACTGTCATTATATTTGATGCTAACGGAAGACAGGTAAGACAGTTGGCAAATAATCTTTTGCTCTCAACAGAGGGAACAATTGTTTGGGACGGATTGTATGACAACGGAAGACTTGCTCCTTCCGGAACATATTTAATTTATTTTAAAGTGTTTAATTTAGACGGGAATATTCGGGCTTATAAGATTCCGGTTGTTTCGACAAGGCGGTTATAA
- a CDS encoding aspartate-semialdehyde dehydrogenase produces MKIAIIGITGMVGQAMLEVLKERNFPVSELILVASEKSVNKAIKFKSQNYKVVSIESAISKKPDIAIFSAGTFISLKYAELFAGKGAYVIDNSSAWRMDSTKKLIIPEINARVLTKEDKIIANPNCSTIQMLMVLAPLHKKYNIKRVIVSTYQSVTGTGVKAVKQLLNEEKNIVGEKAYPHQIYKNCLPHCDDFTKNDYTKEEMKLVNETHKILDKNIKLTATAVRVPVVGGHSESVNIEFKEDFDTAEIKTLLSNTKGVVVQDDTPNNIYPMPINSTGKNDVFVGRIRRDYSNPNSLNLWIVADNLRKGAATNAIQIAEYININFLKK; encoded by the coding sequence ATGAAAATAGCAATAATCGGTATTACCGGAATGGTAGGTCAGGCAATGTTAGAGGTCCTGAAAGAACGAAATTTTCCTGTTTCAGAACTTATCCTCGTCGCATCTGAAAAGTCTGTAAACAAAGCTATTAAGTTTAAATCCCAAAACTATAAAGTTGTAAGTATTGAAAGTGCAATTTCTAAAAAACCCGATATTGCAATTTTTTCTGCGGGAACTTTCATATCACTAAAATATGCTGAATTATTTGCAGGAAAAGGAGCTTATGTAATTGATAATTCATCGGCATGGAGAATGGACTCAACAAAAAAGTTAATAATTCCTGAAATAAATGCCCGAGTTCTCACAAAAGAAGATAAAATTATTGCAAACCCCAACTGCTCAACAATTCAAATGTTAATGGTTTTGGCTCCGTTGCACAAAAAATATAATATTAAAAGAGTTATTGTTTCAACTTACCAATCTGTTACCGGAACAGGAGTAAAAGCTGTAAAACAATTACTGAATGAAGAAAAAAATATAGTCGGAGAAAAGGCATACCCTCACCAAATTTATAAAAACTGTTTACCGCATTGCGACGATTTTACGAAAAATGATTACACTAAAGAAGAAATGAAGTTGGTAAATGAAACACACAAAATTTTAGATAAAAATATTAAACTGACGGCAACAGCGGTAAGAGTTCCTGTTGTCGGAGGCCACTCTGAATCTGTCAACATTGAATTTAAAGAAGACTTCGACACTGCAGAAATAAAAACATTACTTAGCAACACAAAAGGGGTTGTGGTTCAAGACGATACACCAAACAATATTTATCCAATGCCTATAAACTCAACGGGCAAAAATGATGTTTTTGTTGGTAGAATACGAAGAGATTATTCAAATCCCAACAGTTTAAATTTATGGATAGTTGCTGACAATTTACGAAAAGGTGCTGCTACAAATGCGATTCAAATTGCAGAATACATTAATATTAATTTTTTGAAAAAATGA
- the dtd gene encoding D-aminoacyl-tRNA deacylase: MKVVIQRVSGSFVSIGGEVKSHIGKGLMILAGFENKDNDEDIMWTSKKICSLRIFDDNEGVMNLSLEDVSGELLVISQFTLHAKTRKGNRPSYIKAAKPDISIPLYNKFVKQLEEDSKTEVKTGEFGAEMQVSLINDGPVTIIIDSKNKE, from the coding sequence ATGAAAGTTGTAATTCAAAGGGTAAGCGGAAGTTTTGTCAGTATCGGCGGAGAAGTTAAATCTCATATAGGAAAAGGCTTGATGATACTTGCCGGCTTTGAAAATAAAGATAACGATGAAGACATTATGTGGACGAGCAAGAAAATTTGTTCCCTTCGTATATTTGATGATAACGAGGGGGTTATGAATCTTTCGCTTGAAGACGTGTCCGGAGAATTGCTTGTAATAAGCCAATTTACGCTTCATGCAAAAACGAGAAAAGGAAACAGGCCCTCTTACATTAAAGCCGCAAAACCGGACATTTCAATTCCGTTATACAATAAATTTGTAAAACAACTTGAAGAAGACAGCAAAACAGAAGTAAAAACCGGAGAGTTCGGTGCCGAGATGCAAGTTTCTTTAATTAATGACGGTCCGGTAACGATTATTATTGACAGCAAAAACAAAGAATAG
- a CDS encoding 5'-nucleotidase, lipoprotein e(P4) family, which yields MKKIFILGIIATFFLASCCEEKKVEEVIIENTTDTLLNSEHLTMATLWFQKSAEVQAIFYQNFNLAKLMLDETTKGKVFKKLKKSKPLAVITDIDETILDNSPYNANLIINGTSYNKENWAAWVNEKRAKALPGAVDFCNYAKDKGVEVFYVSNRSADQTDATIENMKNEGFPFADKEHMYLKTKTSDKTARRNKILENYDVVLLLGDNLRDFDEVFGGRGEDSGFTATAENKDKFGAKFIVFPNPMYGEWEKGFYNGDFSKSNDEKRKLRRGALNR from the coding sequence ATGAAGAAAATTTTTATTTTAGGCATTATTGCCACATTTTTTTTAGCATCTTGTTGCGAAGAAAAAAAAGTTGAAGAAGTAATAATTGAAAACACAACAGATACTTTATTAAACTCCGAACATCTGACAATGGCAACGCTTTGGTTTCAAAAATCAGCCGAAGTGCAGGCAATTTTTTATCAAAACTTTAACCTCGCAAAATTAATGCTGGATGAAACAACAAAAGGCAAGGTTTTTAAAAAATTGAAAAAATCAAAACCTTTGGCAGTAATAACGGACATTGACGAAACAATTTTAGACAACAGTCCCTATAATGCAAATTTGATAATTAACGGAACCTCCTACAATAAAGAAAACTGGGCTGCGTGGGTAAATGAAAAAAGAGCAAAAGCTCTTCCCGGAGCGGTTGATTTTTGTAATTATGCAAAAGATAAAGGAGTTGAAGTTTTTTATGTTTCAAACAGAAGTGCCGATCAAACTGATGCAACAATAGAAAACATGAAAAATGAAGGTTTTCCGTTTGCAGATAAAGAGCATATGTACCTAAAAACAAAAACATCAGATAAAACAGCCAGAAGAAACAAAATTCTTGAAAATTATGATGTGGTTTTATTGTTGGGAGACAACTTGAGGGATTTTGATGAGGTTTTTGGCGGAAGGGGTGAAGATTCCGGATTTACGGCAACAGCCGAAAATAAAGACAAGTTCGGAGCAAAATTTATCGTTTTCCCTAATCCGATGTACGGAGAATGGGAAAAGGGATTTTACAACGGAGACTTCAGCAAATCGAATGACGAAAAAAGAAAGTTGAGACGAGGTGCCCTAAATAGATAA
- a CDS encoding DUF4249 domain-containing protein → MVKPVITYTVIAVLFFGSCTEIIDLKLKNTEPRVVIEAVLNASDSTFKVDITMSNDFYETGDFEKISEAEVVLKKNDEISYSIPETEDGIYFSENIETITNDEFQLSITIDGKVYEATTKTPYSAEIANIIPAPFIPPGGGQQNDTTQYFQIMTLWKDSLGVDNYYRLKAYVNNSFSAKDYILTDDRVGDGDTLGVVIVLELYSGDLLKLELLSTDKKYFDYFMDLAIIQGQGPSSATPYNPKGNFNNGALGYFGIYGVSEFEFMLP, encoded by the coding sequence ATGGTAAAACCTGTTATTACATATACAGTTATTGCTGTTCTTTTTTTTGGTTCTTGTACCGAGATTATAGATTTGAAATTAAAAAATACAGAACCCAGAGTTGTTATTGAGGCTGTTTTAAACGCAAGTGACAGCACTTTTAAAGTAGACATTACAATGAGCAACGACTTTTATGAAACAGGCGACTTTGAAAAAATCAGCGAGGCAGAGGTTGTTTTGAAGAAGAATGATGAAATATCGTATAGTATTCCCGAAACAGAAGACGGTATATATTTTTCAGAAAACATAGAAACAATTACAAATGACGAGTTTCAATTGAGCATAACAATTGACGGAAAAGTATATGAGGCCACAACTAAAACACCGTATTCTGCGGAAATAGCAAATATAATTCCGGCACCTTTCATTCCCCCCGGAGGCGGACAACAAAACGACACAACACAATACTTTCAAATTATGACTCTTTGGAAAGACTCGTTAGGTGTTGATAATTACTATCGTTTGAAGGCTTATGTAAACAATAGCTTTAGTGCAAAAGATTATATTTTAACAGATGACAGGGTCGGCGACGGAGACACTTTGGGTGTTGTTATTGTATTAGAATTGTACAGCGGGGATTTATTAAAATTAGAGTTGTTGTCAACTGATAAAAAGTATTTTGATTATTTTATGGACTTAGCAATCATTCAGGGACAAGGTCCGAGTTCTGCAACACCTTATAATCCGAAAGGAAACTTTAATAACGGGGCATTAGGATATTTTGGGATTTACGGTGTCTCAGAATTTGAGTTTATGCTGCCTTAA